A stretch of Allostreptomyces psammosilenae DNA encodes these proteins:
- a CDS encoding glycine-rich domain-containing protein: protein MTSSTTTLRTGRSLVPDGEFEQLVAFLTVDTGMTTEHAERVLDQGLAFLGAVAEHDGAPLVPSDAVDPGWHAMILHTAWYAGFCERIAGRMIHHNPTPGQGGRAADAIARTVEAIRKAGFRVDSKLWSHEPGGMLQCDSDDGRDY from the coding sequence GTGACCTCTTCGACGACCACCCTCCGCACGGGCCGCTCGCTCGTGCCCGACGGCGAGTTCGAGCAGCTCGTCGCCTTCCTCACGGTCGACACCGGCATGACCACCGAGCACGCCGAGCGCGTGCTCGACCAGGGGCTTGCCTTCCTCGGCGCCGTCGCCGAGCACGACGGCGCCCCGCTCGTGCCGTCCGACGCGGTCGACCCCGGGTGGCACGCCATGATCCTGCACACCGCGTGGTACGCAGGCTTCTGCGAGCGGATCGCCGGCCGCATGATCCACCACAACCCCACCCCCGGGCAGGGCGGCCGGGCCGCGGACGCCATCGCGCGGACCGTCGAGGCGATCCGCAAGGCCGGGTTCCGTGTCGACTCCAAGCTGTGGTCCCACGAACCGGGCGGCATGCTCCAGTGCGACAGCGACGACGGACGCGACTACTGA
- a CDS encoding NUDIX domain-containing protein, whose protein sequence is MSLDQGPSDPPRRRLDCATLFTDRHGAVVIVRHPHHDAYTLPTGTADAEEEPHRAAMRGVRTTLGLDLSVGRLLVVDYVPFRRDTAQPGRMLYVFDGGVLADEHIALIKRGQTFALVHLGDLAPFADAGDVRRIRAAAAAVSTKQTVYLVGGHPPAPRSGAHPLAASR, encoded by the coding sequence ATGAGCCTCGACCAGGGCCCCAGCGACCCGCCGCGCCGGCGCCTCGACTGCGCGACGCTCTTCACCGACCGGCACGGCGCCGTCGTCATCGTGCGGCACCCGCACCACGACGCCTACACCCTGCCCACCGGCACCGCCGACGCGGAGGAGGAACCACACCGGGCGGCGATGCGCGGAGTCCGCACCACGCTTGGCCTGGATCTCTCGGTCGGCCGCCTGCTCGTGGTGGACTACGTGCCGTTCCGCCGCGACACCGCTCAGCCGGGCCGAATGCTGTACGTCTTCGACGGCGGCGTGCTGGCCGACGAGCACATAGCGCTCATCAAGCGAGGCCAGACGTTCGCCCTGGTGCACCTCGGCGACCTCGCTCCTTTCGCCGACGCGGGCGACGTCCGGCGCATCCGGGCAGCCGCCGCCGCAGTCAGCACCAAGCAGACCGTCTACCTGGTCGGCGGGCACCCCCCGGCACCCCGCTCGGGCGCACACCCGCTCGCCGCCTCGCGCTGA
- a CDS encoding protein kinase: MTELPPYDLPPHVAAFLSPTSTRLVLHRRGSTVWDVRSAAGRYALKLGFPASPTHEWTALAPAREVSVLRALGRGDVFEGRWDRGTWGVQPWRTGESLWDRWAPVRESATPPPLADAAACAAALAELHARGWAHGDVQPAHLLVLATRADLIDLALALGGDIPPEVDFPFRGCLVHYEAPELSRSVLDTGHAVPTPEADVYALGASLLISATGRRAVVYPDDAPRVEQRQAIVEGRYRDVTVPGPLGPLVDAMLSPKPGDRPTAGEVHAAMATMPG; this comes from the coding sequence GTGACCGAGCTCCCTCCCTACGACCTCCCTCCGCACGTCGCCGCTTTCCTCTCGCCGACCTCCACCCGCCTGGTCCTGCACCGGCGCGGCTCGACCGTGTGGGACGTCCGCTCCGCCGCCGGGCGTTACGCCTTGAAGCTCGGATTCCCGGCGAGCCCCACCCACGAATGGACCGCCCTAGCCCCCGCCCGCGAGGTATCCGTGCTGCGCGCCCTCGGCCGCGGAGACGTCTTCGAAGGCCGCTGGGACCGCGGTACCTGGGGAGTCCAACCGTGGCGCACCGGCGAAAGCCTGTGGGACCGGTGGGCACCGGTCCGCGAATCCGCCACCCCTCCCCCGCTCGCCGACGCCGCAGCATGCGCCGCCGCCCTCGCCGAACTACACGCCCGTGGATGGGCACATGGCGACGTCCAGCCCGCTCACCTGCTCGTGCTCGCCACCCGCGCCGATCTGATCGACCTCGCCCTCGCCCTCGGCGGCGACATCCCCCCGGAAGTCGACTTCCCCTTCCGGGGATGCCTGGTGCACTACGAAGCGCCCGAGCTGTCCCGGAGCGTGCTGGACACCGGGCACGCCGTCCCCACGCCCGAGGCGGACGTGTACGCGCTCGGCGCCAGTCTCCTGATTTCCGCCACCGGCCGGCGTGCGGTCGTCTACCCGGACGACGCGCCCCGGGTCGAGCAGCGGCAGGCCATCGTCGAAGGCCGATACCGCGACGTCACCGTGCCGGGGCCGCTCGGCCCGCTGGTCGATGCCATGCTGAGCCCCAAGCCCGGGGACCGCCCCACGGCCGGCGAAGTGCACGCCGCCATGGCCACCATGCCCGGGTGA
- the npdG gene encoding NADPH-dependent F420 reductase produces the protein MSADQNPNAGSETAAKPPRRDPFDLPDVSGLTVGILGGTGPQGRGLAFRLAAAGQRVVIGSRKAERAQEVAAGVAAAITTDGRGELTGEDNAACAAASDLVIVAVPWEGHRDLLLSLEEELAGKIVVDCVNPLGFDKQGAYALRPEEGSAAQQAAAVLPRSRVTAAFHHLSAVLLADPDVERIDTDVLVLGDDRAATDTVQALAGRIPGMRGVYAGRLRNAHQVEALVANLISVNRRYRAHAGLRVTDV, from the coding sequence ATGAGTGCTGATCAGAACCCGAACGCCGGTTCGGAGACCGCGGCCAAGCCGCCCCGGCGCGACCCCTTCGACCTGCCGGACGTCTCCGGCCTCACCGTCGGCATCCTGGGCGGCACCGGACCCCAGGGCCGCGGCCTGGCGTTCCGGCTGGCCGCGGCCGGGCAGCGGGTCGTCATCGGCTCCCGCAAGGCCGAGCGCGCCCAGGAGGTGGCGGCCGGCGTCGCCGCCGCCATCACCACCGACGGCCGCGGCGAACTCACCGGCGAGGACAACGCGGCCTGCGCCGCCGCCAGCGACCTGGTGATCGTCGCCGTGCCGTGGGAGGGCCACCGGGACCTCCTGCTCTCCCTGGAGGAGGAACTGGCCGGCAAGATCGTGGTGGACTGCGTCAACCCGCTCGGCTTCGACAAGCAGGGCGCCTACGCGCTCCGCCCGGAGGAGGGCAGCGCGGCGCAGCAGGCCGCCGCGGTGCTTCCGCGCTCCCGGGTCACCGCGGCCTTCCACCACCTGTCCGCCGTGCTGCTGGCCGACCCGGACGTCGAGCGGATCGACACCGACGTGCTGGTGCTGGGCGACGACCGGGCGGCCACCGACACGGTCCAGGCCCTGGCCGGGCGGATCCCCGGGATGCGCGGCGTGTACGCCGGACGGCTGCGGAACGCCCACCAGGTGGAGGCGCTGGTGGCCAACCTGATCTCGGTGAACCGCCGCTACCGGGCGCACGCCGGGCTGCGGGTCACCGACGTCTGA
- a CDS encoding DUF7848 domain-containing protein: MVQRQTCATQRDGDLVTPLSENSTPPPTANARPVPEQPASTASYAAQHQSTDGPPPRWVVLDDTTTHAAPTTTRYECLAHGCGLMSTDEHDPRLAAGWAYRHADEYPTHLRYTGVVAAPYLLGKATNE, translated from the coding sequence ATGGTGCAACGTCAAACATGCGCCACGCAAAGGGATGGGGATCTCGTGACGCCACTTTCCGAGAACAGCACGCCACCACCGACCGCCAACGCCCGCCCCGTACCAGAGCAACCCGCTTCCACCGCGAGCTACGCCGCACAACACCAATCGACGGACGGGCCCCCGCCGCGGTGGGTAGTGCTTGACGACACCACCACCCACGCGGCGCCCACCACGACGCGATACGAGTGTCTCGCCCACGGGTGCGGGCTCATGTCCACCGACGAGCACGACCCGCGCCTCGCCGCCGGCTGGGCCTACCGGCACGCCGACGAGTACCCGACACACCTGCGGTACACGGGCGTGGTCGCGGCCCCGTACCTGCTGGGGAAGGCGACGAATGAGTGA